The stretch of DNA AACCATTGCCATGGTGACACTGCAGGTATTCTAGGGGATCTCCTTGGAGAATAGGGGTGAGAATGGTGTGTGGGTGTAGGAGTTCAGTGGGAGAGCTCTGTGTACAGGCCACAGTGATGTGGCTGACGCCAGAACCCCTTGGAGGGCTGAGCAATAAACTGGTGCCTCTTTGCGTTCCAATGTTGTCTGGTGGTTGGTCAGCACTGACCTTTTAACCCCTCTCTGCATACCAAATTACAGCCTaatccctttatagtgtactGCTATTGACCAGGGTACTGTGCTACAAagtgaaaagggtgccatttgggacacacacattGCTTTACCTGGATCAGTGTATAGATGGGAGATGTGATGACATCAATGAGTCTGCCAGCAGGGGCAgactggccatctggcatttTGAGGAAATGCTGGATGGGATGGGCCTGGGATGGACCTGGGATGGGCCTGGGATGGGCCTGGGATGGACCTGGGATGGGCCTGGGATGGGCCTGGGATGGGCCTGGGATGGACCTGGGATGGGCCTGGGATGGGCCTGGGATGGACCTGGGATGGACCTGGGATGGACCTGGGATGGGCCTGGGATGGGCCTGGGATGGGCCTGGGATGGGCCTGGGATGGACCTGGGATGGGCCTGGGATGGGCCTGGGATGGGCCTGGGATGGGCCTGTctaacttttttttgtttttttttgtacagAAAATGAGCCGGTGTGGGGGCCACATGGACAGAAATGGACTGGTGTGTTAAATGTTGGGGGTCATTTCTGTCCCCAGTCCTCCCCTTTCCTACTCCTCTTCTGCGTGCGATGAAGAGTTACAACCGCTCTGTTACTATCTACAAACATTCATGGATTACACATTTTATGAACTGAACTGGACAGTGTACCCTACACTTAAGTTAACCGTAGCCAGTGAAGGCATgttagtgtctgttctcctcaAGAAAGCAGACAAAGCGGCTGAGACCTGGTCATCATTAGCACTGTGGATGGTATCAGAAGAAAACAGATAGTTTTCGCGCTTGGTCATGGGATCACATTTAAAAAATGGTTAGGCCTGTCCTTCACCTAACCAAGTGTATTATTGTATTAAGCCTGTATTTAAACAGTCACATTGAGATGTACATCTCTTTTTCAAGGTTGCAGAAAACACActgaaataaaaacacaacatgcaacaatttgaaagattttatgaagttacagttcaaataaggaaatcagtcaatttaaatcaattcattaggtcctaatctatggatttcacatgagaCTGGGTAgacagaaaaccagtcagtatctggtgtgaccatttgcctcatgcagctagTCACATCtctttcacatagagttgatccggcggttgactgtggcctgtggaatgttgtcccactcctcttcaatggctgtttgaggttgctggatattggcaggaactgaaaCAAGCTgctgtacacgtcaatccagagcatcccaaacatgctcaatgggcgacatgtctggtgagtatgcaggccatggaataacctggaaatgttcagcttccaggaattgtgtacatgggccagtgcattatcatgctgaaacatgcggatgaatggcacaacaatgggcctcaggatcacctcacggtatctctgtgcattcaaattgccatcgataaaatgggATTGTGTTAACAGAGTGCTCCCACCATGGGGACATACAcgctgccatctgcctggtacagttgaaaccgggtttcatccgtgccagtggccatcgaaggtgagcatctCCCTGCAGTCAggtgaaaccgggattcatccgtgccagtggccatcgaaggtgagcatttcccTGCAGTCAggtgaaaccgggattcatccgtgccagtggccatcgaaggtgagcatctCCCTGGTACAggtgaaaccgggattcatccgtgccagtggccatcgaaggtgagcatctCCCTGCAGTCAggtgaaaccgggattcatccgtgccagtggccatcgaaggtgagcatctCCCTGGTACAggtgaaaccgggattcatccgtgccagtggccatcgaaggtgagcatctCCCTGCAGTCAggtgaaaccgggattcatccgtgccagtggccatcgaaggtgagcatctCCCTGCAGTCAggtgaaaccgggattcatccgtgccagtggccatcgaagctGAGCATCTCCCTGCAGTCAggtgaaaccgggattcatccgtgccagtggccatcgaaggtgagcatctCCCTGCAGTCAggtgaaaccgggattcatccgtgccagtggccatcgaaggtgagcatctCCCTGCAGTCAGGTGCGTACGGAACATTTCTGgaaacttttatttcagctcatgaaacgtgggaccaacactttacatgttgcttttacatttttgtttctgtGTAGTTACACAATACACATGAATGGAAGTTAAAACAGTGCAAAGTgcataagagagaaagagattaaaCGAGCAGGTTTATGAACACGTGCAGTCAGTGAGCAGCAGCCCTCCAATCCTGAATTTAAACTGATCAATCAGAATAAAATGATCTAATTCTGTGATTATAACCTTATGACTTGACTTGTGTTTACATTTTGCCATGGTCTGAATACTGTTGCTTTAGTCATTGTTCATTTGAGAATTACGCATACCGGTATTATAAAACAATCAAATATATGTTTAATTTAACGCATGTTTAAGGTAATGAGGTAGGTCCTTTTCTGGGGGAAAATATGGTTTATAGAGCGTTATGGTTTATAATGCCATCTAGCGTCCGAATGACCTCTTAACAACTTGAAGTAAGACAAGAAGAAAAACTACACCTACCATGATCCCATAACCAACGTCGTACGTTTTGGGCGTTTCCGAAAGTTCCCCGGATGAAGTTGTGATTGACTGTACACGGCTAAAAAGTTGAGCTCTAGTCGAGAGGTGGTAAGATAAACAACACTCTTTTTTAAATATAGATCATTCTTGCAAACTATTGTTTTACCTATATGTATACTAACAATGTGCTTATTGTGGCTAATAACTGCTTTAATTGTTTTTAGGAAGTCTAAACTTTGAGAAACTCCACATGCTTGCTTCCTAgcacgctagctagctaacgttaggtccTTAGCGTTCcatctagctggctggctggtatGGGTGCGCCCAAAAGTTGACGACCCAGGATACCAAATGATTGTTGTCTAACTTTCTCAGGCTTTCCATTTTATCATAGTTAAAATCATTGTACTTAACTAGTACCTTGTTAATTTAAAAGAAAATATTTgataattaaaataataataatcaaaacaAACAACAGTCAATGCGCTGCGAATGGtttattctctgtccctctctccccctcctctccccccccttccctctcttttctcccccatccttccctctctttctcccccatccttccctctatttctcccccccccccttccctctatttctcccccccccttccctctatttctccccccccttccctctattTCTNNNNNNNNNNNNNNNNNNNNNNNNNNNNNNNNNNNNNNNNNNNNNNNNNNNNNNNNNNNNNNNNNNNNNNNNNNNNNNNNNNNNNNNNNNNNNNNNNNNNCTCTCTCctcacgactctctctctctctcctcacgactctctctctctctccctcacgactctctctctctctctcctcaactctctctctctcctctcctcacgactcttctctctctctctctcacgactctctctctctctcctcacgactctctctctctcctcacgactctctctctctctcctcacttctctctctctctcctcacttctctctctctctcctcacgactctctctctctctcctcacttctctctctctctctcctccttcctctctctctctcctcacgactctctctctctctcctcacttctctctctctctcctcacttctctctctctctcctcacttctctctctctctcctcattctctctctctctcctcacttctctctctctctctctcctcacgaccttctctctctctcctcacgactctctctctctctctctcctcacgactctctctctcctcacttctctctctctcctcacttctctctctctcctcacgactctctctcctcacgactctctctcttctctcctcacgactctctctctctcttcctcacttctctctctctctcctcacttctctctctctcctcacttctctctctctcctcacttctctcctcacttctctctctcctcacttctctcctcacttctctctctcctcacttctcctcacttctctctctcctcacgactctcttctctcctcacttctctcctcacgtctctctctctctcctcacgactctctctctctctcctcacgactctcctcacgactctctctctctcctcacgactctctctcttctcctcacgactctctctctctcctcacgcctctctctctctcctcacttctctcctctctccctctcttctctcctcacttctctctctctctcacttctctctctctccctcacgactctctctctctcctcacgactctctctctctcctcacgactctctctctctcctcacgactctctctctctcctcacttctctctctctgctcctcactctctctctctctcctcacttctctctctctctcctcacttctctctctctctcctcacttctctctctctctcctcacttctctctctcctctcctcacttctcctctctctctcctcacgactctctctctctctcctcacgactctctctctctctcctcacttctctctctcttctcctcacttctctctctctctcctcacttctctctctctctctctcctcacgactctctctctctctctcctcacgactctctctctctctctcctcacgactctctctctcctccacgactctctctcctcctcgactcctctctcctccttctctcctcactctctctctctcctcacgactctctctcctcacgactctctctctctctctcctcacgactctctctctctctctcctcacttctctctctctcctcatgactctctctcctcacttctctcactctcctcacttctctctctctcctcacttctctcctcacgtctctctctcctcacttctctcctcacgtctctctctcctcacttctctcctcacgtctctctctcctcacgactctctctctctcctcacttctctcctcacgtctctctctctctcctcacgactctctctctctctcctcacgactctcctcacgactctctctctctcctcacgactctctctctctctcctcacgacctctctctctctcctcacgactctctctctctcctcacttctctctctctctcctcacttctctctctctctctcctcacttcctctctctcctcacttctctctctctctcctcacttctctctctctctcctcacgactctctctctctcctcacgactctctctctctcctcacgacctctctctctctcctcacgactctctctctctcctcacttctctctctctctcctcacttctctctctctctcctcacttctctctctctctcctcacttctctctctctctcctcacttctctctctctctcctcacttctctctctctctcctcacttctctctctctctcctcacttctctctctctctctctctcacttctctctctctctcctcctcacgactctctctctctctctcctcacgactctctctctctctctcctcacgactctctctctctctcctcctcacgactctctctctctctctcctcacgactctctctctctcctcacttcttCTCGTCCctcacgactctctctctctcacgactctctctcctcacgactctctctcctcacgactctctctcctcacgactctctctctcctcacgactctctctctcctcacggactctctctctcctcacgactctctctctcctcacttctctctctctcctcacgactctctctcctcacgactctctctctctcctcacttctcctctctctctccctcacgactctctctctctctcctcacgtctctctctctctctctcctcacgactctctctctctcctcacttctctctctcctcacgactctctctctcctcacgacactctctcctcacgactctctctctcctcacgactctctctctcctcacggactctctctctcctcacggactctctctctccctcacgactctctctctccctcacgactctctctcctcacttctctctctctcctcacgactctctctcctcacgactcttctctccttctctcctcactctcctctctctctctctcctcacgaactctctctctctctcctcacgactctctctctctctcctcacggactctctctctctcctcacattctctctctttcctcacttctctctctctctcctcacgactctctctctctcctcacgactcatctgctctctccatcacttcctctctctctctcctcacttctctctctctctcctcacttcttctctctctcctcctctcttcctctcttctcctcacttctctctctctctcctcactctctctctctcctcacgactctctctctctctcctcaacgtctctctctcctctctctcctcacgaactctctctcctctctccttcacgttctctctctctctcttcctcacgactcctcgctctctctctcctcactttctctctctctcttcctcacgatctctcctcctctctcctccttctggtctctctcctcacgactctctctcctcagactctctctctctcctcacgactctctctctctctcctcacgactctctctctctcctcacttctctctctctctcctcacgactctctctctctcctcacgactctctctctctcctcacgactctctctctctcctcacgactctctctctctcctcacgactctctctcctcacgactctctctcctcacgactctctctctctctcctcacgactctctcctctctctcctcacgactctctctctctctcctcacgactctctctctcctcacttctctcctcacttctctctctctcctcacttctctcttctctctctcctcacttctctcttctctctctctcctcacttctctcctcacttctctcctcacttctctctctctctctcctcacttctctctctcctcactcctctctctctccgcacctctctctctctctctctctcctcacttctctctctctctcctcactcctctctctctccgcacttctctctctctctctctcctcacttctctctctctcctcatgactctctctctctctctcctcacttctctcctcacttctctctctctcctcacttctctcttctctctctctcctcacttctctcctcacttctctcctcacttctctctctctctcctcactcctctctctctccgcacctctctctctctctctctctctctctctctctcctcacttctctctctctctccccaggttcTGCAGCCTGTGTGTTCTTAGGAAGGCAGAATGCAGACCATGAAGTGTGTAGTGGTGGGGGACGGTGCTGTGGGTAAAACATGCCTCCTCATCTCCTACACCACCAATGCTTTCCCAGAGGAGTACATCCCCACTGTGTTCGACAACTACAGCGCCCAGGTTCACCTGtgttttcctctgtctgtgtgtttgtctgcctgtgtgtgtttttttacagCTGGGTttttacatctgtgtgtgtgtgtgtgtgtcgcagaTGACGGTAGATGGTCGCAGCATCAGCCTCAACCTGTGGGACACAGCCGGACAAGAGGAGTACGACCGCCTCCGCACTCTGTCCTACCCCCAATCCAACGTCTTCGTCATCTGTTTCTCCATCGGGAGTCCATCCTCCCACGCCAACGTCCGCCACAAGTGGCACCCGGAGGTGTCTCACCACTGCCCCAGCGTGCCCATCCTCCTAGTGGGGACCAAGAGGGACCTGAGGAGTGATGGGGAGACGGTGAAGAAGCTGAAGGAGCAGGGTTTAGCTCCCACCACACAGCAACAGGGGAACAGCATGGCTAAGCAGATAGGAGCGGTGAAGTACATGGAGTGCTCTGCTCTGACGCAGGAAGGGGTCAGGGAAGTGTTCAGCGAGGCAGTACGGGCCGTGTTGTATCCCGTTACCAAAAAGAATGCCAAGAAGTGTGTACTGTTGTAATGAAATGGGTTGGTGACTGGGACTAAGGGATGCACacggatggagagagtgaggagaaaaGACTGGAGAGAGACTATGACGGGGAGCAAGTTTGAGTTTGTTGGAGGAGATGGACTCAGGCCCCTCTGCCTGTAAAGACTCTTGATTCAGCtcacttctctccttcctccagttccctcaaaatcaaatcaggacctcaaagccagttccactgcatctATTTTGTTCCTTCTTCTTACTCTCTAATCAGGGAAAAgctttagacctgggacaccaggtgggagCAATTCATAATcaggcagaactgaaaaccagTTGTAgtctggacctcgtagggtcagagttgaaaaCCCTGGCTCTATTATTTTCCTCTCCTGCAGAGTTTAATCCACTTCTCATTGTATCACCAAAGTGACTATGCCAACAGAGCTGCAGGGGAGAATATAGTCTTTCTCTCCCCAGTCTGCTCAAACTCCTAATAATATTATCTATTGATATCACTTGATTTGTAGCAATGTTTGAAAAGATGCTTCTGCCTTCGCTAATATAATCGGTCTATTTTGTTTTGTGTAATCCCTTCTTTTTAAGATGTTCCATAATGACAGATCCCCGACCTGATAGAGCTGGAGAGACGAGCTTTAGTATAAAGGTATCCACTCCCTCCATCACAGCCTATCCAGTCAGCTATTCAGGATACCCATCGAGTACCTTTGAAACCACACCTGGAAATAGCCTATAGGTTTTGGGCATCTTGTTTTGTGCAGCTCTCTGCTTTAGCTAGGTGTCCAGTTTGCCTTCTTAATTTACCTCCAAATGACCCTAAACCTTCTTAATTTACCTCCAAATGACCCTAAACCTTCTTAATTTACCTCCAAATGACCCTAAACCTTCTTAATTTACCTCCAAATGACCCTAAACCTTCTTAATTTACCTTCAAATGACCCTAAACTTTCTTAATTTACCTCCAAATGACCCTAAACCTTCTTAATTTACCTCCAAATGACCCTAAACCTATTTAATTTACCTTCAAATGGACATTAGCCTAATCCAATTATGATGCAAGGGCCAAATCAACTGGGTTGTGGGCAGACATTTTAAAATCCATGAATGGAATGATTGTATGAATGAATGTTGTGAGTTTTTATGATTAATGCTGACAAGAATGATGGAGCGACAGAGATATCAGATTGTTGCTTCCGGTTATTTATGCAAATGACATTTTATGTGCCTTTTATTGTATGATATTTGATTTTTAAATGTTATCTACTTAAAAAACAAATCTAGATGTATATGCATTAGATCCCAAAATGATTGTATTAgaaatatgttgtgtgtgtgtgtactagtctCTGGGAGTAACTCAACATTACATCCTCTCAGAAGAACCTAACCTTCTTTCAGAAGGTGCCATGAAACAAACCTTTTGATTTGACACGATGTTTCCTCCCTTTGGGGCCGACTCGGAAACGGATGTAGAGCTGACATCAGAGAGGTGTTGTGGTGTGAACTTGCCTTCAGCGTTTTGCCACTAGAATGTGATTTATGCTACAGCCTATACGATGCTGGTAAATGAGCGGTGGGGTGATAACTGACAACGGCAGCAGGAAGTAGGGCTCAGATTCCAACAACTGTACATTATTTAGGCTTGTCTTTTTATTTCTGCATCTTTTTATTAAATGAATGAACCATGGGTGGTTTTTATAGTGTGGAAAGGGTATCATACTGAAAATGTACAGGGCCAAACCTTCTGAAGATCTATTTAAGGggtgcatcacaaatggcacactACTCCCTTTTCTAGTGCATTAAATAAGTAatcagggtgtaatttgggacttAGTGTATGAAAGCCTAAACCAAGAGAGCAATAAAACCTCAttccttttttaaaatcaatttatTCAGGTGATCAGCTGTTAGTTTGAATGTAAACCTACCCAAAATCAGTCATGGGACTGCTCTTCTAGGTAAGGAGAGAGATGCAAATGGttatttattgggggggggggggggtggactctTGAGTTGGGAGAACCATGTTATTCCACCTCTCAAGTTGCAGAGGAAGTTTGCTTCATTCTGTCAAGAGAAGTGAGGTGGAGGTCCTTCAGGGCTTTGTGGAAACAGATGTGTTAGTTTGACAGATCACTGTGCTGTGTAGAGGATTGAATGAAAGCGTGTGTCTGTCAGTGGAAATCCTGTTACCGTGTCCTGATTTCACTTTCTGAACATGCTGTTAAACATCACACACCTGGGCCTTTCCAtctgacagctgtgtgtgtgtgtgtgtgtgtttcccaaattccaggggaccccaaggggtgtgTATTTTGGGTGTTGCCATGGCACTACACAGTTGAttaaaataatcaaagcttgatgattagttggttATTTGACTCAACTGTGTAGTGCCATGGCAACacccccggggggggggggggtactccaTTTATTATACACTGGGAACTAGTTTTATCTGTAGAATTGTTGTAATTATATATAAAAGTGTATTTGTATAAATGAACTAACAATGAGATTATTTTTTTAACTATGCTAAATACAATTCTTATAGCGAAATAGTGATGTGCTATTCCCTGTGTGGCGTTCTCTGCTTCTGCAGATGGGGAGCTTGTGGGTGACAAAACGCATCACGGCAAGAGAGGCGACAACATAGAGACCTAagaagacaacatagcaaggttacacagcatggggcggcaggtagcctagtggttagagcgttggactagtatgaCACAGTAGACCTAGAACACAACTCTAAGCACCAGGTCATGACACAGTAGACCTAGAACACAGTAGACCTAGAACCCAACTCTAAGCACCAGGTCATGGCACAGTAGACCTAGAACCCAACTCTAAGCACCAGGTCATGACACAGACCTAGAACACAGTAGACCTAGAACACAACTCTAAGCACCAGGTCATGACACAGTAGACCTAGAACACAACTCTAAGCACCAGGTCATGACACAGTAGACCTAGAACCCAACTCTAAGCACCAGGTCCCAAGTggctacatgtactgtatgtatgcatcCCCTTTTAGAAGATACATTGAAGGCTACTGTGGCACATTTATCAGCACATCAGTACTAAAATACATATCTATACGTTGTAGTTGGTGAGTACATGACCATTCTTCAACACAAGATGGCGACAAAGCCCCTCTGTTTTATTCTACATTCCCAGATTGACTCTCTTCCCTTGTTTACACACTGGTGTTACACAACCTTCTACATTCAGAGGCAACGTCCCAAATGACGTTCTATTCTCGTTATAgtccactacctttgaccagggcccgcatagggttctgttcaaaagtagtgcactacaggcaatagggctctgttcaaaagtagtgcactacaggcaATAGggttctgttcaaaagtagtgcactacaggcaatagggctctgttcaaaagtagtgcactacaggcaatagggctctgttcaaaagtagtgcactacaggcaATAGGGTTCTGTTCAAAATTAGTGCATTACAGGCAATAGGGTTCTGTTCTAAATTAGTGCACTACAGGCAATAGGGTTCTgttcataagtagtgcactacaggcaATAGGGTTCTgttcataagtagtgcactacaggcaATAGGGTTCTgttcataagtagtgcactacaggcaatcgggctctgttcaaaagtagtgcactatatagggaatagtgtcatTTGGCACACTGACTCAGAGTTCAAGTTCCACCCTCGTCTTCTCTCTGAGTCATCCTTCAACTCAGCAGACACCTACAAGTTCCATCCATTCTTCCTGCTCTAGAATATCGAAGTGTTGCTAATGCTGAAAAATGGCTGTGACCTTCGTGGGCGTTGGCTCTAACCACATGATAGATGTGTTGAACTTCACCAACAAACTCCCACAACAGTATGCATATTCTCTGTCCTGTAATGTTTTATAAGAGGTTGACATTGTTGGCACAGAATAGTAAGAAGGCCTATTTAACATTTAGTAGATACAATATGGACATAAAACTTATTCGACAACATGCCAGACATTAGAGCTGTGACCATGAACCGAAAATGATCAACAATGACCATACCAATCACTTATCGCAGGATTTTTGCTCATATGGTTCGTTTGGATAAGTAGCCTATACCAGACAAATGTGATGTTTGAACTTAATGTTTGCTAATAATGTTAATGGGACAATTGTTGGCTTCAACCATCAGAATAGTAGTTTAGTAGTTTAAAGGATCATTTTAAAATGTGGTGCACATTTATATGATTAACTTGTGGTTCTATTGATCATTATTGCATCAATTTAGACAATTCACCGCAATATGTGTTGAAACTACAAGATGAAATTGATTAAGACCAATGTCTTGATCGATCACCAACTCAGCTGAAATCAGGGAGGTTTGAAGGCCGGACCACCAACGTCTATAGGACTACAAACATGCTTGTTACTCTGGTGCAGAGCGGAGGACAGCTAAGTTACTCTGGTGCAGAGCGGAGGACAGCTAAGTTACTCTGGTGCAGAGCGGAGGACAGCTAAGTTACTCTGGTGCAGAGCGGAGGACAGCTAAGTTACTCTGGTGCAGAGCGGAGGACAGCTAAGTTACTCTGGTGCAGAGCGGAGGACAGCTAAGTTACTCTGGTGCAGAGCGGAGGACAGCTAAGTTACTCTGGTGCAGAGCGGAGGACAGCTAAGTTACTCTGGTGCAGAGCGGAGGACAGCTAAGTTACTCTGGTGCAGAGCGGAGGACAGCTAAGTTACTCTGGTGCAGAGCGGAGGACAGCTAAGTTACTCTGGTGCAGAGCGGAGGACAGCTAAGTTACTCTGGTGCAGAGCGGAGGACAGCTAAGTTACTCTGGTGCAGAGCGGAGGACAGCTAAGTTACTCTGGTGCAGAGCGGAGGACAGCTAAGTTACTCTGGTGCAGAGCGGAGGACAGCTAAGTTACTCTGGTGCAGAGCGGAGGACAGCTAAGTTACTCTGGTGCAGAGCGGAGGACAGCTAAGTTACTCTGGTGCAGAGCTGAGGACAGCTAAGTTACTCTGGTGTAGAGCGGAGGACAGCTAAGTTACTCTGGTGCAGAGCGGAGGACAGC from Oncorhynchus kisutch isolate 150728-3 linkage group LG15, Okis_V2, whole genome shotgun sequence encodes:
- the LOC109904957 gene encoding rho-related GTP-binding protein RhoG-like, whose translation is MQTMKCVVVGDGAVGKTCLLISYTTNAFPEEYIPTVFDNYSAQMTVDGRSISLNLWDTAGQEEYDRLRTLSYPQSNVFVICFSIGSPSSHANVRHKWHPEVSHHCPSVPILLVGTKRDLRSDGETVKKLKEQGLAPTTQQQGNSMAKQIGAVKYMECSALTQEGVREVFSEAVRAVLYPVTKKNAKKCVLL